A genomic region of Gemmata massiliana contains the following coding sequences:
- the plsX gene encoding phosphate acyltransferase PlsX, producing MRIALDAMGGDHGPAPNVGGAALALAANPDLTLVFVGDQGQLDPLLAAASLPAGRVEVVHAPQFVEMKEKPGEALRRKPGASIFRAWQLLAEGKVDGLVSAGNTGAVVAGGVVTRRFLKGVHRPGIATVMPTAKGRCVIMDVGANVFPKPRHLLQYGVMGSVFAKHILNIDRPSLGLMNVGEEEGKGHELVQKTFELFRSSTFTDRFVGNIEGRDIHRGAVDVVVTDGFTGNVVLKLSEGVLEFVVGLVNHEVIGSLQAEREQAQLALKGLLAKYHYSAVGGAPLLGVEGVCIICHGSSKDKAIASALGMAALDVRVKLNEKIVTELETLPGGDE from the coding sequence ATGCGGATCGCCCTCGACGCGATGGGCGGCGATCACGGACCGGCCCCGAACGTGGGCGGCGCCGCACTGGCGCTCGCCGCGAACCCCGACCTGACGCTGGTTTTTGTTGGCGACCAGGGGCAACTCGACCCGTTGCTCGCTGCCGCCTCGTTACCCGCCGGGCGGGTCGAGGTGGTTCACGCGCCGCAATTCGTTGAGATGAAGGAGAAGCCGGGCGAGGCGCTCCGCCGGAAGCCGGGAGCGTCCATTTTCCGCGCTTGGCAACTGCTGGCCGAAGGCAAAGTGGACGGGCTCGTCTCGGCCGGTAACACCGGGGCCGTTGTTGCGGGCGGCGTGGTGACGCGCCGGTTCCTCAAGGGCGTCCACCGGCCCGGTATCGCGACGGTCATGCCCACCGCCAAAGGACGCTGCGTCATTATGGACGTGGGCGCCAACGTTTTCCCCAAGCCGCGTCACCTACTCCAATACGGCGTGATGGGGAGCGTGTTCGCCAAGCACATCCTCAACATCGATCGCCCCAGTCTGGGTCTGATGAACGTCGGCGAGGAAGAGGGCAAGGGCCACGAACTCGTTCAGAAAACCTTTGAGTTATTCCGCTCCAGTACCTTCACCGACCGCTTCGTCGGAAACATTGAGGGCCGCGACATTCACCGCGGGGCCGTCGATGTGGTCGTCACTGACGGCTTCACCGGCAACGTGGTGCTGAAGCTCAGCGAGGGCGTGCTGGAGTTCGTCGTCGGGTTGGTGAACCACGAAGTGATTGGTTCGCTCCAGGCCGAACGCGAACAGGCGCAACTCGCGCTGAAGGGGCTGCTCGCCAAATACCACTACAGTGCGGTCGGCGGTGCGCCGCTCCTGGGGGTCGAGGGCGTGTGCATCATTTGCCACGGCTCCTCGAAGGACAAGGCGATCGCGAGTGCGCTGGGGATGGCCGCACTCGACGTGCGCGTGAAACTGAACGAGAAGATCGTCACCGAACTCGAAACACTGCCCGGCGGCGACGAGTAG
- the rpmF gene encoding 50S ribosomal protein L32 has product MAVPKRRTSRSRKGTRRSHHHVTAVQIQFCARCNEPVMPHRVCSNCGFYQGRDAILVEDDKQGK; this is encoded by the coding sequence ATGGCAGTACCCAAAAGGCGCACCTCACGCTCCCGAAAAGGCACGCGGCGCAGTCACCACCACGTGACCGCGGTGCAGATCCAGTTCTGCGCCCGGTGCAACGAGCCGGTGATGCCGCACCGCGTTTGCTCCAACTGCGGGTTCTACCAGGGCCGCGACGCGATCCTGGTGGAAGACGACAAGCAAGGGAAGTGA
- a CDS encoding DUF4139 domain-containing protein — protein sequence MRTLRALALALVATLPAPARADEPPVKSKIVSVDLFKNGLAIVKREVTLGKAGSYSVDDVPQPVHGTFWIDSTGTVEAVVKMRDVEVPVSEAPPGNLQDDLAGKKVTVHFKGDKRAPAAGVMMKIKPAKGEEAAASRFLVLQTTKGRVYVDPSEVASVESEDAGDKVIRRRPQLVLTLPNNDRPETKVTIRYIAHGLSWAPSYRIDISDPKTLQLEQHAVVRNELADLTGAEVRLISGYPSVEYAHVRSPLAPRTSWANFFSELAGYRAREIDALGNSISSQQRVTSNPWSGRAELALGATPSGEGVDLHYQSIGPRTLAEGDALALTVAKGKSEYERIVEWMVPDTRNAYGQPENAGEGDAWDALKFKNPLPFPMTTGPATVTANGQFNGQRTSYWVNSGEETLLRVEKALSVRTRATENEQLNKDGSGRDLIWIGGRQYRKTTVEGELAVSNHRKETISVLVRRRFSGELIQADASPKQQLREEGVYSVNKRQELVWTLPLKGGEEKKLKYSYTVLMPH from the coding sequence ATGCGCACGCTCCGCGCACTCGCGCTCGCACTGGTCGCCACGCTTCCCGCACCGGCCCGCGCTGACGAACCACCGGTGAAGAGCAAGATCGTCAGCGTCGACCTGTTCAAGAACGGCCTCGCCATCGTCAAGCGCGAGGTCACGCTCGGCAAGGCCGGCTCGTACTCGGTCGACGACGTTCCGCAACCGGTCCACGGCACGTTCTGGATCGATAGCACCGGCACCGTTGAAGCTGTCGTGAAGATGCGCGACGTGGAAGTGCCCGTGTCCGAGGCTCCCCCGGGCAACCTGCAAGACGACCTCGCGGGCAAAAAGGTGACGGTGCACTTCAAGGGCGACAAGCGAGCCCCGGCCGCTGGGGTGATGATGAAGATCAAGCCCGCGAAGGGCGAAGAGGCCGCGGCGAGCCGGTTCCTCGTGCTCCAGACGACGAAGGGCCGCGTGTACGTCGACCCGAGCGAAGTCGCCAGCGTCGAATCGGAGGACGCGGGCGACAAGGTGATCCGCCGGCGCCCGCAACTCGTTCTCACGCTCCCGAACAACGATCGCCCCGAAACGAAGGTGACGATCCGCTACATCGCGCACGGGCTGTCGTGGGCACCGAGCTACCGAATCGACATCTCCGACCCGAAGACGCTCCAGCTCGAACAGCACGCGGTCGTGCGCAACGAACTCGCCGACCTCACCGGGGCCGAGGTGCGGCTCATCTCCGGTTACCCCAGCGTCGAGTACGCCCACGTCCGTTCGCCGCTGGCACCGCGCACGAGCTGGGCAAATTTCTTCAGCGAACTCGCGGGGTACCGGGCGCGGGAGATCGACGCGCTGGGCAACTCCATCTCTTCACAACAACGGGTCACCAGTAACCCCTGGAGCGGGCGCGCGGAACTCGCTCTGGGCGCCACCCCAAGCGGCGAAGGAGTCGACCTGCACTACCAGTCGATCGGCCCGCGCACGCTCGCCGAAGGAGACGCACTCGCACTGACGGTGGCGAAGGGGAAGTCGGAGTACGAGCGCATCGTCGAGTGGATGGTGCCCGACACGCGGAACGCCTACGGCCAGCCCGAGAACGCGGGCGAGGGCGATGCGTGGGACGCACTGAAATTTAAGAACCCGCTCCCGTTCCCGATGACGACCGGCCCCGCAACTGTCACCGCAAATGGCCAGTTCAACGGCCAGCGCACGTCGTACTGGGTCAATTCGGGTGAGGAAACGCTGCTCCGCGTCGAGAAGGCTCTGAGCGTCCGCACGCGGGCGACGGAGAACGAGCAACTGAACAAGGACGGCAGCGGGCGCGATCTCATCTGGATCGGCGGGCGGCAGTACCGCAAGACGACGGTGGAGGGCGAACTGGCCGTCAGCAACCACCGCAAGGAAACGATCTCGGTCCTGGTGCGCCGGCGCTTCTCTGGTGAACTGATTCAGGCGGACGCATCACCGAAACAGCAGCTCCGCGAAGAGGGCGTGTACTCGGTGAACAAGCGCCAGGAATTGGTTTGGACGCTACCACTGAAGGGTGGCGAAGAAAAGAAGCTGAAGTACAGCTACACCGTACTCATGCCGCACTAA
- a CDS encoding HIT family protein codes for MDTLWAPWRLSYITAPKEKPPATGPACFLCRTGAGTKEEDRANLVVYRTALSAVVLNRFPYNNGHLLVAPLAHKAGLNDLTTDELLDLQLVIRKMIAILEKRINADGFNVGLNLGRAAGAGVPGHLHWHIVPRWAGDQNFMAVTGDTHVISQSLDALYDLITEELVR; via the coding sequence ATGGATACGCTCTGGGCACCGTGGCGGCTATCGTACATCACCGCGCCCAAAGAGAAACCGCCCGCGACCGGTCCCGCGTGTTTCCTGTGCCGCACCGGAGCGGGCACAAAGGAAGAGGACCGTGCGAACTTGGTGGTGTACCGCACCGCACTGTCGGCCGTGGTGCTGAACCGGTTCCCGTACAACAACGGGCACCTCCTGGTCGCTCCGCTCGCGCACAAGGCCGGTCTGAACGATCTCACCACCGACGAGTTGCTCGACCTGCAACTCGTGATTCGCAAGATGATCGCCATTCTGGAAAAGCGGATAAACGCAGATGGGTTCAACGTCGGTCTGAATCTCGGTCGCGCGGCCGGAGCCGGCGTGCCGGGGCACTTGCACTGGCACATCGTGCCCCGGTGGGCCGGCGATCAGAACTTCATGGCGGTAACGGGCGACACGCACGTCATCTCGCAGTCGCTCGACGCGCTTTACGACCTGATTACGGAAGAATTGGTTCGTTAG